From a single Armatimonadota bacterium genomic region:
- a CDS encoding S9 family peptidase, which translates to MTPTVLAAAMITQAWPYPPTKTVDQKDTYHGITVADPYRWLEQPISTPEVKAWAYAESELTNRYLAQIPNRQTLLGELMRRVNYERYGVPTTKGQRTFYTYNTGLQPQDVIYVVDKPGAEPRILLDPNNLSKDGTVALTATDYDNSGNRMLYAVAASGSDWLEWHMLDVATGKEIGDPVKWGKFGVGTINADGTGFYYLRFPEPKGDTAFTAANENAAIYFHSTGTPQSQDQLIYKDPDNPQRFFSPVFDDAKKELFLYVEDPGSTNNRIWWVHHQGASVKIDKILDANDANYSPLGVRGSDLYVQTNKGAPTGKIATMPLSGGTLRDVVPARKEAIEGASLSLSRITVQYMRDAHALVSTFDLQGKPAGDVPLPGLGAVAGFAGDPENDDTYYSYADFTTPVVIYKYNSKTNQSTIYKKPELPLDPEKYTAKQVFVTSNDGTKVPMTIVHRKDLKLTGQNPTLMYAYGGFGLSQTPWFSTSRTVWMDMGGIWCLANIRGGAEYGKEWHEAATKVRRQNAYDDFIACGEYLVANGYTTNKHLAIQGGSNGGLLVGATMAQRPDLCGVAIPEVGVMDMLRFNKFTIGSAWEGDYGSPENQDEFFALYRISPYHNLKPNTNYPATLVTTADTDDRVVPAHSFKFAARLQACQAGPAPCLIRIESSAGHGGGKPIQKALEEVADIYAFILHNMDTAIPAKF; encoded by the coding sequence ATGACTCCCACCGTTCTGGCGGCAGCAATGATCACCCAAGCCTGGCCCTATCCCCCAACCAAAACCGTTGACCAAAAGGACACCTACCACGGAATCACCGTCGCTGACCCCTACCGCTGGCTGGAACAACCCATCTCCACGCCCGAAGTCAAAGCATGGGCCTATGCAGAATCCGAACTGACCAACCGCTACCTTGCCCAAATCCCCAACCGGCAAACGCTGCTTGGCGAACTCATGCGCCGTGTCAACTATGAACGGTACGGCGTGCCCACTACCAAAGGTCAACGCACGTTCTACACCTACAACACCGGGTTGCAACCCCAAGATGTGATCTATGTCGTGGACAAACCGGGTGCCGAACCCAGGATCCTCCTTGACCCCAACAATCTCAGCAAAGACGGCACCGTCGCCCTCACCGCAACCGATTACGACAACTCAGGAAACCGGATGCTCTATGCCGTGGCGGCTTCCGGGTCGGACTGGTTGGAATGGCACATGTTGGATGTGGCCACCGGCAAGGAAATCGGTGACCCCGTCAAATGGGGCAAATTCGGAGTCGGCACCATCAACGCGGACGGCACCGGCTTCTATTACCTGCGGTTCCCCGAACCAAAGGGCGACACCGCTTTCACGGCTGCCAACGAAAACGCCGCCATCTATTTCCACAGCACGGGAACCCCGCAATCTCAAGACCAACTGATCTATAAAGATCCGGATAACCCGCAACGGTTCTTCTCGCCGGTCTTTGACGATGCCAAAAAAGAGCTCTTCCTTTATGTGGAAGATCCCGGTTCCACCAACAACCGCATCTGGTGGGTTCACCACCAAGGGGCCTCGGTCAAGATCGACAAGATCCTCGACGCCAACGACGCCAACTATTCGCCACTCGGCGTTCGCGGATCTGATCTCTATGTCCAGACCAACAAGGGGGCCCCGACCGGCAAAATCGCAACCATGCCGCTCTCGGGCGGCACACTCCGCGATGTCGTACCGGCGCGCAAAGAAGCCATCGAGGGCGCATCCCTCAGCCTCAGTCGGATCACCGTCCAATACATGAGGGATGCCCACGCCCTCGTTTCGACCTTTGACCTGCAAGGGAAGCCGGCCGGTGACGTCCCGCTCCCGGGGCTGGGGGCCGTTGCCGGATTTGCCGGCGACCCGGAAAACGATGACACCTATTACAGCTATGCAGACTTCACCACGCCCGTCGTGATCTACAAGTACAATTCCAAGACCAATCAGTCAACAATTTACAAAAAGCCCGAACTCCCGCTCGACCCCGAAAAGTACACGGCCAAGCAAGTTTTTGTCACCAGTAACGACGGAACCAAAGTGCCGATGACTATCGTCCACCGCAAGGATTTGAAACTGACTGGTCAAAATCCGACTCTCATGTATGCCTATGGCGGTTTTGGCCTAAGCCAGACCCCCTGGTTCAGCACCTCCCGCACGGTTTGGATGGACATGGGCGGAATTTGGTGCCTGGCCAACATCCGCGGCGGGGCTGAATATGGCAAGGAATGGCACGAAGCGGCCACCAAAGTCCGGCGACAAAACGCTTACGATGACTTCATCGCATGCGGCGAATACCTGGTTGCTAACGGTTACACCACCAACAAGCACCTGGCCATCCAGGGCGGATCCAACGGCGGGCTGCTCGTCGGGGCCACCATGGCCCAAAGGCCCGACCTTTGCGGGGTCGCCATCCCAGAAGTCGGGGTCATGGACATGCTCCGGTTCAACAAGTTCACCATCGGTTCGGCATGGGAGGGCGATTATGGGTCGCCGGAAAACCAAGACGAGTTCTTTGCCCTCTACCGGATCAGCCCCTACCACAACCTCAAGCCCAACACCAACTACCCGGCAACGCTGGTGACAACTGCCGACACGGATGACCGTGTCGTTCCCGCCCACTCATTCAAATTTGCCGCCCGGTTGCAGGCCTGCCAAGCCGGCCCGGCCCCCTGCCTCATCCGGATCGAATCCTCGGCCGGCCACGGCGGCGGCAAACCAATTCAAAAGGCGCTGGAAGAAGTCGCGGATATCTACGCGTTCATCCTCCACAACATGGATACCGCCATACCGGCCAAGTTCTAA
- a CDS encoding DUF59 domain-containing protein yields the protein MLEGEVIESLRQVYDPELPVNIYDLGLIYGIHVDQFGEVAITMTLTSPACPVAGILPGQAEDAARNTPGVTDATVELVWDPPYTIDRMPEHIRLELGLF from the coding sequence ATGTTGGAAGGGGAGGTGATCGAATCCCTCCGCCAGGTCTATGACCCCGAGCTGCCCGTGAACATCTATGACTTGGGCTTGATTTACGGCATCCACGTCGACCAATTCGGTGAGGTGGCGATCACGATGACCCTCACAAGCCCGGCTTGCCCGGTTGCCGGGATTTTGCCGGGCCAGGCAGAAGATGCCGCGCGCAACACGCCGGGGGTCACGGATGCCACGGTGGAGTTGGTGTGGGATCCCCCCTATACGATCGACCGCATGCCGGAGCACATCCGGCTGGAATTGGGGTTGTTTTGA
- a CDS encoding tRNA-binding protein, whose translation MVPISFGDFERVELRVGTILAAEPFPQARKPAYKLTIDFGPEFGTRRSSAQITRHYTPQDLVGTQVVAVLNFPPKQIGPFVSECLVTGFADAEGAVILARPERPVPNGTKLF comes from the coding sequence ATGGTGCCCATTTCTTTCGGCGATTTCGAGCGGGTCGAACTCCGGGTCGGAACGATCCTGGCCGCCGAACCCTTCCCGCAGGCCCGCAAGCCCGCCTACAAACTCACCATCGACTTCGGCCCCGAATTCGGCACCAGGCGCAGCTCCGCCCAAATCACCCGCCACTACACGCCGCAAGACCTGGTGGGCACCCAAGTCGTGGCCGTCTTGAACTTCCCGCCCAAGCAGATCGGGCCGTTCGTGTCGGAGTGTTTGGTCACCGGGTTCGCCGATGCAGAAGGCGCCGTTATCCTGGCCCGGCCAGAGCGGCCCGTCCCCAACGGAACCAAGCTGTTCTGA
- a CDS encoding SUF system NifU family Fe-S cluster assembly protein, with product MLNDLYQDVILDHGRKPRNFGDLQDPTHVAEGFNTLCGDRVLVSLAVRGDRVEEIRFKGSGCAICMASASLMTQMIRGKSVAEVRDLFTQFQQAVTVEGAPSGGLGELEALTGVKNYPNRVKCATLAWHAVKDALGAGEAGA from the coding sequence ATGCTGAACGACCTGTACCAAGACGTGATTTTGGATCACGGCCGGAAACCCCGGAACTTTGGCGACCTCCAAGATCCGACCCATGTGGCGGAAGGATTCAACACGCTTTGCGGCGACCGGGTTTTGGTGAGTTTGGCCGTGCGCGGCGACCGGGTGGAAGAGATCCGTTTCAAGGGGTCGGGCTGCGCGATCTGCATGGCGAGCGCCAGCCTGATGACGCAAATGATCCGTGGGAAGTCGGTTGCTGAAGTCCGGGATCTGTTCACCCAATTCCAACAGGCCGTGACAGTGGAAGGTGCCCCGAGCGGAGGGCTTGGCGAATTGGAAGCCCTGACCGGCGTGAAAAACTACCCGAACCGGGTCAAATGCGCAACCCTGGCGTGGCATGCGGTCAAAGATGCCTTGGGTGCAGGAGAAGCCGGTGCCTGA
- the msrB gene encoding peptide-methionine (R)-S-oxide reductase MsrB has translation MKALLIASLAALAGFGLYATQNRAQSNGEPEKIGGIPVTNKSPQRKDKVVKTDAQWKAQLTDQQYRILRAKGTEAAFCGGHLNNHEEGVFSCVGCGLPLFKSDAKFESGTGWPSFFQPYNQENIWLKADDSYGMHRIEVLCARCDGHLGHVFDDGPSDKTGLRYCINGDILTFKKSGN, from the coding sequence ATGAAGGCACTCCTCATCGCTTCCCTTGCCGCACTCGCCGGGTTCGGCCTTTACGCCACCCAAAACCGGGCCCAATCCAATGGGGAACCCGAAAAGATCGGCGGAATCCCTGTGACCAACAAGTCGCCCCAACGCAAGGACAAAGTTGTTAAGACCGATGCCCAATGGAAAGCCCAACTCACCGATCAGCAATACCGGATTTTGCGCGCCAAGGGCACCGAGGCTGCCTTTTGTGGCGGTCACCTAAACAACCACGAAGAAGGCGTCTTCTCGTGCGTCGGTTGCGGGCTTCCTTTGTTCAAATCGGATGCCAAATTTGAATCCGGCACCGGATGGCCCAGCTTTTTCCAACCCTATAACCAAGAAAACATCTGGCTCAAAGCCGACGACAGTTACGGCATGCACCGGATCGAAGTCCTTTGCGCCCGGTGCGATGGACACCTCGGACACGTTTTCGATGACGGACCGAGCGACAAAACGGGGCTCCGGTATTGCATCAACGGAGACATCCTGACGTTCAAAAAATCCGGAAACTGA
- a CDS encoding PEP-CTERM sorting domain-containing protein, with amino-acid sequence MKGITLLAMAALGPVSFAQVLWDQSNVVNVAGGGTGAIAGADLSQLSGTETLFGWGAQAANTNVMADDFTVGAGGWNITGLRFWSYQTGATTATITGVNFAIDSDLTSVTVNPAATVTTTLTNTYRVATGVTSDANRRLQLVEVSGLNINLSAGTYFLKFNFVGSTANSGPWAPAIPTGQAVNGQNAQQSLAGGAFAPAFVDGGAGPLGGDAVFQIRGQAVPEPATMSLLAVAAAGIAARRRKKS; translated from the coding sequence ATGAAAGGAATAACCCTGCTTGCAATGGCCGCCCTCGGCCCTGTCTCCTTCGCACAAGTCCTTTGGGATCAAAGCAATGTCGTCAACGTTGCTGGCGGCGGAACCGGTGCCATTGCTGGTGCCGACCTGAGCCAACTCTCCGGAACCGAAACGCTGTTTGGTTGGGGCGCGCAAGCGGCCAACACCAACGTGATGGCCGATGACTTCACCGTCGGCGCGGGTGGTTGGAACATCACGGGGCTGCGGTTCTGGTCTTACCAAACCGGCGCTACGACGGCGACGATCACCGGTGTCAACTTTGCCATCGATTCCGACCTGACTTCGGTCACGGTCAATCCGGCGGCAACCGTCACCACGACTCTCACCAACACCTACCGGGTGGCCACAGGTGTAACCAGCGATGCAAACCGCCGCTTGCAGTTGGTTGAAGTCAGTGGCTTGAACATCAACCTGAGCGCGGGAACCTACTTCCTTAAGTTCAACTTTGTTGGCAGCACGGCCAACAGCGGCCCGTGGGCCCCGGCAATCCCGACCGGCCAAGCCGTCAACGGTCAAAACGCCCAACAGTCGCTGGCTGGTGGCGCCTTTGCCCCGGCTTTCGTCGATGGCGGCGCTGGCCCGCTCGGTGGCGACGCGGTCTTCCAAATTCGGGGCCAAGCGGTTCCCGAACCGGCGACGATGAGCCTGCTCGCCGTTGCCGCCGCTGGCATCGCTGCCCGCCGACGCAAGAAGAGCTAA
- a CDS encoding carboxypeptidase M32: MSSGLESLKARMAQVNALGAATALMEWDQQCLMPEGGAGARSEHVGLLSEMAHSLFVAEETQRALESAESEVSGGDDDDSAMVRVVRRQMDIKTKIPGDLVAEQAKLAAVGHEVWVKARKNNDYKSFQPILEQTVDISRKIAECLGYEDHPYDAVTDQFEQGATRKFWDAMFDSIRQPLTDLVSEIKNSPSQPDDSFLYGDWDESAQRSFSLKLIEGIGFRMDRGRLDTAPHPFCTNFAIGDVRLTTRFLDYLPSAIFGSLHEAGHGHYEQGSPDEWDRTPLAGGVSLGWHESQSRTWENIVGRSLPFWKHYYADLQAAFPQLGSVDLETFYRAVNRSRPTLIRVEADEVTYNLHIMVRYELEKGMMDGSIKVADIPTEWNDRYKTYLGIVPDSDAKGCLQDVHWSGGMLGYFPTYSMGNILSYQLWELLESDLGDTDALMEKGDFAPILGWLREKVYRMGSKYPPQELLQRVTGGGLDAEPYLRRIRAKYAGIYGLE; the protein is encoded by the coding sequence ATGAGTTCAGGTTTGGAATCTTTGAAGGCCCGAATGGCCCAAGTGAACGCCTTGGGCGCGGCCACCGCCCTGATGGAGTGGGATCAACAGTGCTTGATGCCGGAAGGCGGGGCCGGTGCGCGGAGCGAGCACGTGGGCTTGCTGAGCGAGATGGCCCATAGCCTGTTTGTTGCCGAAGAAACTCAACGGGCGTTGGAATCGGCCGAATCAGAAGTGAGCGGCGGCGACGACGACGATTCTGCAATGGTGCGGGTTGTGCGTCGGCAGATGGACATCAAGACCAAGATCCCGGGAGACCTGGTGGCCGAGCAGGCCAAGCTGGCGGCGGTCGGGCACGAGGTTTGGGTCAAGGCCCGCAAGAACAACGATTACAAATCGTTCCAGCCTATTTTGGAACAAACGGTCGATATCAGTCGGAAGATTGCCGAGTGCCTGGGATATGAAGACCACCCCTATGACGCAGTGACCGACCAGTTCGAGCAAGGGGCGACCCGGAAGTTTTGGGATGCGATGTTCGATTCGATCCGCCAGCCGTTGACGGATCTGGTGTCTGAAATCAAGAACAGCCCCAGCCAGCCCGATGATTCGTTCCTTTACGGGGATTGGGACGAGTCCGCACAGAGATCGTTCAGTCTCAAATTGATCGAAGGGATTGGTTTCCGCATGGACCGCGGCCGTTTGGATACGGCCCCGCACCCGTTCTGCACAAACTTCGCGATTGGCGATGTCCGTTTGACCACCCGGTTTTTGGATTACCTTCCGAGCGCCATTTTCGGGAGTTTGCACGAGGCGGGGCATGGCCATTACGAGCAAGGGAGTCCAGACGAGTGGGATCGGACGCCGCTTGCCGGCGGGGTCAGTTTGGGCTGGCACGAGAGCCAGTCGCGGACATGGGAAAACATCGTGGGACGAAGCCTGCCGTTTTGGAAGCACTATTACGCGGACTTGCAGGCGGCGTTCCCGCAATTGGGATCGGTTGATCTAGAAACGTTCTACCGGGCGGTTAACCGGAGCCGGCCCACGCTGATCCGGGTAGAGGCCGACGAGGTCACTTACAACCTGCACATCATGGTCAGGTACGAGCTGGAAAAAGGGATGATGGATGGCTCGATCAAGGTTGCCGACATCCCAACGGAATGGAACGACCGGTACAAAACCTATTTGGGCATCGTCCCGGATTCGGACGCCAAGGGATGCCTGCAAGATGTCCATTGGAGCGGGGGGATGCTCGGTTACTTCCCCACCTATTCAATGGGGAACATTTTGAGCTACCAACTATGGGAACTCTTGGAATCTGACTTGGGCGATACGGATGCGCTGATGGAGAAGGGCGATTTTGCCCCGATTTTGGGTTGGCTCCGGGAGAAGGTTTACCGGATGGGCTCCAAATATCCGCCCCAGGAGCTTTTGCAGCGGGTCACGGGCGGCGGGCTGGATGCCGAGCCCTACTTGCGGCGGATCCGGGCAAAATATGCCGGAATCTATGGTCTGGAATAA
- a CDS encoding iron-sulfur cluster assembly accessory protein, with the protein MPDFPVVIAPEAAAQIVRLLARKGTEGSFLRIGVKGGGCSGLEYLFMLDTVPRDGDFVFEGEGFAVRLDAKSAKFLEGAALVYTGNLMGGGFRFENPNAERSCGCGTSFTPRRIG; encoded by the coding sequence GTGCCGGATTTCCCGGTTGTCATTGCGCCGGAAGCGGCTGCGCAAATTGTGCGGCTCTTGGCCCGAAAGGGGACGGAGGGTTCGTTTTTGCGCATCGGAGTCAAAGGTGGCGGTTGCTCGGGTCTGGAATATCTCTTCATGCTGGACACTGTTCCCCGCGACGGCGATTTTGTCTTTGAAGGGGAAGGTTTTGCCGTCCGCCTTGATGCCAAGTCGGCAAAGTTCTTGGAGGGCGCAGCCTTGGTTTACACGGGAAATCTGATGGGTGGCGGCTTCCGTTTTGAGAATCCGAATGCGGAACGCTCTTGCGGTTGCGGCACGAGTTTCACGCCTCGCCGGATCGGCTGA
- a CDS encoding EAL domain-containing protein: protein MPLRAFIFSAQGRQKNEYRGSGVAVFSDDRDVAAKGRGLGQPDLVNGSVFHFAGHGWEEALEGFAQSLSHGEISTCAAVRYCSDEPVEPWRALSLGDLLTQISGKWFEDLLDDNRLIAHFQPIYSLKSCRTIGFEALARGVEHDGLRSGFELSSTANRLGMGKIFDQRARLAACDGLNGLVHPDESIFLNLAPAEYGTGCDEIHMTVFALRNAGVAPAQVVFEFIESEGFPGESALLNLVACIRESGARIALDDFGSGHSTIATAEIVRPDIVKFDRSLIQSADCEAKEAVCTSLVAFCRALGSQTVAEGIETLPQLAFAERCGFDCVQGWLIGRPAAVPFRPNLELQQSLIDY from the coding sequence TTGCCATTGCGCGCGTTCATTTTCAGCGCCCAAGGCCGGCAAAAAAATGAATACCGGGGCTCCGGGGTCGCCGTCTTCAGCGACGACCGGGATGTGGCCGCAAAGGGTCGGGGATTGGGACAACCCGATTTGGTCAACGGCTCGGTGTTCCATTTCGCAGGCCACGGGTGGGAAGAAGCCCTGGAAGGCTTTGCGCAATCCCTGTCACACGGTGAGATATCCACATGTGCCGCCGTGCGCTACTGCTCCGATGAACCTGTGGAGCCATGGCGGGCCCTGTCTCTCGGCGACCTGCTCACCCAGATTTCCGGCAAATGGTTTGAAGACCTATTGGACGACAACCGGCTCATTGCCCACTTCCAGCCGATCTACAGCCTTAAATCTTGCCGGACCATCGGCTTTGAAGCCCTGGCGCGCGGAGTCGAGCACGACGGGCTCCGATCCGGGTTCGAACTCTCATCCACCGCCAACCGGTTGGGAATGGGAAAGATCTTTGACCAACGCGCCCGGCTTGCCGCCTGCGACGGTTTGAACGGACTCGTCCATCCGGATGAGTCGATCTTCCTCAACTTGGCGCCCGCCGAATACGGCACCGGTTGCGATGAAATCCATATGACGGTCTTTGCGTTGCGGAACGCTGGCGTCGCCCCCGCGCAAGTCGTTTTCGAATTCATTGAATCCGAAGGGTTCCCAGGCGAATCCGCCCTCCTCAACTTGGTGGCTTGCATTCGGGAATCCGGGGCCCGCATCGCCCTCGACGATTTTGGATCTGGGCACAGCACCATCGCCACCGCAGAAATCGTCCGGCCTGACATCGTCAAATTCGACCGGTCACTGATCCAATCCGCCGATTGCGAAGCCAAGGAAGCCGTTTGCACGTCGCTCGTGGCCTTTTGCCGGGCTCTGGGATCCCAAACCGTTGCCGAAGGGATCGAAACCCTCCCGCAGCTAGCCTTTGCGGAACGGTGCGGGTTCGATTGCGTCCAAGGGTGGCTGATCGGGCGACCCGCCGCTGTCCCCTTCCGGCCGAACCTCGAACTCCAACAGAGCCTGATCGACTACTGA
- a CDS encoding Rrf2 family transcriptional regulator, with protein MKFSAQEEYGLRCLVSLARRGPGASMTIPEISEVEGLTASHVAKILGILRRSGFVTSTRGQQGGYQLAMKPREMVLRDVLSPLGGRLFGEEFCARHTGIQAACVHETDCALRPLWTGVQQAVDGVLGRYTVQDLLDGSVEAPAIHLSVSRPSREGA; from the coding sequence ATGAAGTTCAGTGCACAAGAAGAGTACGGCCTGCGTTGCCTGGTCTCGTTGGCCCGGCGCGGCCCCGGGGCATCGATGACGATCCCCGAGATCAGCGAAGTGGAAGGCCTGACGGCGAGCCACGTGGCAAAAATCTTGGGAATCCTGCGCCGGTCCGGCTTTGTCACCAGCACGCGGGGTCAGCAGGGCGGCTACCAGCTGGCAATGAAGCCCAGAGAAATGGTTTTGCGCGATGTGCTCTCCCCGTTGGGCGGGCGACTTTTTGGCGAGGAATTTTGTGCGCGCCATACCGGGATCCAAGCGGCCTGCGTCCATGAAACCGACTGCGCTTTAAGGCCGCTTTGGACGGGTGTCCAACAGGCGGTAGACGGGGTCTTGGGGCGGTATACGGTTCAGGATCTTTTGGATGGATCGGTGGAAGCCCCGGCTATCCACCTCTCGGTTTCGCGGCCCAGCCGCGAGGGGGCGTGA
- a CDS encoding SufS family cysteine desulfurase, which translates to MVGKDLHPQFPILERQVHGRALAYLDNAATMQRPDCVLAAMDAFSRSCNANVHRGVHTLSQEATDAFESARDRVRTFVNAKESAEIIWTKGCTESLNLVAHSWGAANLGPGDEILLSTMEHHANIVPWQLAANRVGAQVKPIPIDDDCQIDLGALQRMLSGPVKVVGVKHVCNATGRVNPVAEIARMAHDVGAVAVVDGAQALAHVQVDVQALGADFYAMSSHKVYGPMGMGALYGRRELLDSMPPFQGGGDMIRSVSFDGTTFNTIPNRFEPGTPHVDGAIGFSRALDWMVENGVEAIACHENELAEACRKALREIPGVRLVAEGGEKAAVVSFVTEFAHPHDVGTVLDRHGVAVRTGHHCCMPLMDRLGIPGTVRASFAAYNTDVDLKVLIEGVLATRGIFA; encoded by the coding sequence GTGGTCGGAAAAGATCTGCATCCCCAATTCCCGATTTTGGAAAGGCAGGTTCATGGCCGGGCGCTTGCCTATTTAGATAATGCGGCGACGATGCAGCGGCCAGATTGTGTGCTGGCGGCGATGGACGCTTTTTCGCGCAGTTGCAACGCAAACGTGCACCGCGGGGTGCACACATTGAGCCAGGAGGCGACCGATGCCTTTGAATCGGCCCGCGACCGCGTGCGGACGTTTGTCAATGCCAAAGAGTCGGCAGAAATCATCTGGACCAAAGGATGCACGGAGAGCCTAAACCTCGTCGCCCACTCTTGGGGAGCGGCCAATCTCGGGCCAGGGGACGAGATCTTGTTGAGCACGATGGAGCACCACGCCAACATCGTGCCGTGGCAGTTGGCCGCCAACCGGGTTGGCGCGCAGGTCAAACCAATCCCCATCGATGACGATTGCCAGATCGACCTGGGGGCCCTTCAGCGGATGCTTTCCGGACCGGTCAAGGTGGTCGGGGTCAAACATGTCTGCAATGCGACGGGCCGGGTCAACCCGGTCGCCGAAATCGCCCGGATGGCGCATGATGTTGGGGCGGTCGCAGTCGTTGACGGTGCCCAGGCTCTAGCCCATGTGCAGGTCGACGTGCAAGCCCTCGGCGCCGACTTTTACGCCATGAGCTCGCACAAGGTCTATGGGCCGATGGGGATGGGGGCACTCTACGGCCGGCGGGAACTGCTTGACTCGATGCCCCCGTTCCAGGGCGGCGGGGATATGATTCGATCGGTGAGTTTTGACGGGACGACGTTCAACACCATTCCGAACCGGTTTGAACCGGGAACCCCGCACGTCGATGGGGCGATCGGGTTTAGCCGGGCTTTGGACTGGATGGTCGAAAATGGGGTTGAAGCCATTGCCTGCCACGAAAATGAATTGGCGGAAGCGTGCCGCAAGGCATTGCGCGAGATCCCCGGAGTGCGTTTGGTGGCGGAAGGGGGAGAAAAGGCAGCGGTTGTGAGTTTCGTGACGGAATTCGCGCATCCCCATGATGTGGGAACCGTTTTGGATCGCCATGGGGTGGCCGTGCGGACGGGCCACCACTGTTGCATGCCGCTGATGGACCGGCTTGGCATCCCGGGGACGGTCCGGGCGAGCTTCGCGGCGTATAATACTGATGTGGACTTAAAAGTCCTGATTGAAGGGGTTCTCGCTACGCGGGGGATATTCGCTTGA
- a CDS encoding YegS/Rv2252/BmrU family lipid kinase has product MGGVFFYANEGSRRSQSEFPSAEGALLAAGLELAESRLCSSFEEMRALVESRVAGGAKAVIVGGGDGTLGSVAGLFAGSKTVFGVMPLGTGNQFARESGIPQDLAGAAQTLAQGRVARLDMGVCSGRPFLTVATVGLTTDIARGLQGKGILGKASYGPAVVSAIRKAKPFEVEIVGERETISGEMIQVVVCNGRTHAGPFLASPDATVTDGQFDVYAVKPIDVGHMIGASVLALAGKHTETEEVDWMKTDRLVLQTNPQLPVVIDGEESWFDVLEFSMRPGVLRTLVGPGLRVPQNRLDDWSWAQ; this is encoded by the coding sequence ATGGGCGGGGTGTTCTTTTATGCCAATGAAGGGTCACGGCGGTCCCAATCGGAGTTCCCGTCGGCCGAAGGCGCCTTGTTGGCGGCGGGCCTGGAATTGGCCGAGTCGCGCCTCTGTTCCAGCTTCGAAGAAATGCGGGCCTTGGTGGAATCACGGGTCGCAGGCGGGGCCAAAGCCGTCATCGTCGGGGGCGGAGACGGAACGCTGGGCAGTGTAGCCGGGCTTTTCGCCGGATCCAAAACCGTGTTTGGAGTGATGCCATTGGGGACGGGCAATCAATTCGCTCGGGAGTCTGGCATCCCGCAGGACTTGGCGGGCGCGGCGCAAACCTTGGCCCAGGGCCGGGTCGCCCGGCTAGACATGGGGGTTTGCAGCGGTCGCCCGTTTTTGACCGTGGCGACCGTGGGTCTGACCACCGACATCGCCCGGGGGCTGCAGGGAAAGGGGATTTTGGGCAAGGCCAGTTACGGCCCGGCAGTCGTTTCCGCCATCCGCAAGGCAAAACCGTTCGAGGTGGAGATCGTGGGGGAACGCGAAACGATCAGCGGCGAGATGATCCAGGTGGTGGTGTGCAATGGCCGCACGCATGCGGGCCCGTTTTTGGCCAGTCCGGATGCAACGGTGACCGACGGCCAATTCGACGTTTACGCGGTGAAGCCGATCGATGTGGGCCATATGATCGGGGCGTCGGTTTTGGCGTTGGCCGGCAAGCACACCGAAACCGAGGAGGTCGATTGGATGAAGACAGACCGTTTGGTGTTGCAGACCAATCCCCAATTGCCGGTGGTCATCGACGGCGAGGAATCATGGTTCGACGTGTTGGAGTTTTCGATGCGGCCAGGCGTGCTCCGGACATTGGTCGGCCCGGGGCTCCGGGTACCCCAGAACCGTCTCGACGATTGGTCTTGGGCTCAGTAG